A genomic window from Lycium barbarum isolate Lr01 chromosome 4, ASM1917538v2, whole genome shotgun sequence includes:
- the LOC132636014 gene encoding sorting nexin 2B-like isoform X3: MMGGKESMETVSLEDDEELTSKSHSNYRSAMTSLSDSHHPLSPSIVATPADSDPLLAPQTHILHVEQQLNPNELTMPPPPPPPPLNLEYLNITVSDPLKEMESSSASIVPGSNTYVTYLITTKTNLPDYGGSDFSVRRRFKDVVTLSDRLSEGYRGYFIPPRPDKSVVESQVMQKQEFVEQRRLALEKYLQKLASHPLIKKSDELRVFLQVDGKLPLPTTTDVASRVLDGAVKLPKQLFGDSGNVIGPQDVVLPAKGGKDLLRLFKELKQSVANDWGGSKSPVDDGDKDFLQKKERLHNLELQLSNASKQAESLVKAQQDMGETIGELGLAFIKLTKFENERATVNTQREQAADMRNVATAAVKASRLYRELNSQTVKHLDILHEHLSLMLGVHHAFSDRSSALLTLQTLISELSSLNSRAEKLETATSKIFGGDKSRVRKLEELKDAIRVTEDAKSCAMREYGRIKENNRSEIDRINRERHVDFVNMLRGFVTSQGKLSQDVSRYQ, translated from the exons ATGATGGGCGGTAAAGAGAGCATGGAGACTGTATCCCTTGAGGATGATGAAGAGTTGACCTCGAAATCCCACTCTAATTACCGAAGTGCCATGACTTCTCTTTCTGATTCCCACCACCCTCTTTCCCCGTCGATCGTCGCTACACCTGCCGATTCCGACCCCTTGTTAGCTCCTCAAACCCACATTCTTCATGTTGAACAACAACTTAACCCTAACGAATTGACAATGccgcctcctcctcctcctccgccTTTAAACTTGGAGTATTTGAATATCACTGTTTCCGATCCACTCAaggaaatggaatcatcatctgCCTCAATTGTTCCCGGCAGTAATACTTACGTTACCTATTTAATCACCACAAAAACCAATTTACCCGATTATGGAGGATCCGATTTCAGCGTGCGGAGACGCTTCAAAGACGTAGTTACTTTATCTGACCGATTGAGCGAAGGTTATAGAGGATATTTTATTCCTCCCAGGCCGGACAAAAGTGTGGTGGAGAGTCAAGTGATGCAAAAGCAAGAGTTTGTGGAGCAAAGAAGGCTGGCATTGGAGAAGTACTTGCAGAAGCTCGCATCACATCCACTCATCAAGAAGAGTGATGAATTGAGGGTCTTTTTGCAGGTGGATGGTAAGCTTCCCTTGCCAACCACCACTGATGTCGCATCTAGGGTTTTGGATGGAGCAGTGAAGTTGCCAAAGCAGTTGTTCGGGGACTCGGGAAATGTGATTGGGCCCCAGGATGTTGTTCTGCCCGCTAAAGGTGGTAAGGATTTGCTCAGGTTGTTCAAAGAATTGAAGCAGTCCGTTGCCAATGATTGGGGTGGCTCCAAGTCACCTGTCGACGATGGCGATAAGGATTTcctgcaaaagaaagaaaggttgcACAATCTTGAGCTGCAACTAAGTAATGCCTCAAAGCAG GCTGAATCACTTGTTAAAGCTCAGCAAGATATGGGGGAGACGATTGGAGAACTTGGGCTAGCATTTATTAAGTTGACAAAGTTTGAGAATGAACGAGCTACAGTGAATACTCAGAGAGAACAGGCTGCTGATATGAGAAACGTGGCAACTGCAGCTGTTAAAGCCAGCAGATTGTATCGGGAGTTAAATTCACAGACAGTGAAGCATTTG GATATTCTACATGAACACCTGAGTCTAATGTTGGGCGTACACCATGCATTTTCAGACCGATCAAGTGCTTTATTGACACTGCAGACTCTCATTTCGGAGTTATCTTCTTTAAATTCAAGAGCAGAGAAACTTGAAACAGCAACCTCTAAGATATTTGGAGGTGATAAATCAAGGGTTCGAAAGTTGGAAGAGTTAAAAGATGCCATTAGGGTCACTGAAGATGCCAAAAGCTGTGCCATGAGGGAATATGGCCGCATTAAG GAAAATAATCGAAGTGAGATAGATAGAATAAATAGAGAAAGGCATGTTGACTTTGTGAACATGTTGAGAGGATTTGTAACTAGTCAG
- the LOC132637483 gene encoding uncharacterized protein LOC132637483: MAERDTPSRNTRGEFAKIAAERRSKKIHDPSRMRQLPPTEVPKRSKPKDDVPVKKGSKVAQQNKRKVTKPSSDVKGKNVVRDVDLEEDEQYISVYLIKSICASTVIYIIYNITVEVVFRG; this comes from the exons ATGGCGGAAAGAGATACTCCAAGTAGGAATACTCGAG GAGAATTTGCTAAAATTGCTGCTGAGAGAAGAAGCAAGAAGATTCATGACCCATCAAGGATGCGTCAACTTCCTCCAACTGAAGTTCCAAAACGGAGCAAGCCAAAAGATGATGTACCAGTAAAAAAAGGTTCTAAAGTTGCTCAACAAAATAAGAGAAAAGTAACCAAGCCTTCTTCAGACGTTAAGGGTAAAAATGTTGTTAGAGATGTAGATCTGGAAGAGGATGAACAG TATATTTCCGTGTATTTAATAAAATCTATATGTGCATCAACTGTAATTTACATCATATACAACATAACTGTGGAAGTTGTTTTTCGTGGTTAa
- the LOC132636014 gene encoding sorting nexin 2B-like isoform X4, with protein MMGGKESMETVSLEDDEELTSKSHSNYRSAMTSLSDSHHPLSPSIVATPADSDPLLAPQTHILHVEQQLNPNELTMPPPPPPPPLNLEYLNITVSDPLKEMESSSASIVPGSNTYVTYLITTKTNLPDYGGSDFSVRRRFKDVVTLSDRLSEGYRGYFIPPRPDKSVVESQVMQKQEFVEQRRLALEKYLQKLASHPLIKKSDELRVFLQVDGKLPLPTTTDVASRVLDGAVKLPKQLFGDSGNVIGPQDVVLPAKGGKDLLRLFKELKQSVANDWGGSKSPVDDGDKDFLQKKERLHNLELQLSNASKQAESLVKAQQDMGETIGELGLAFIKLTKFENERATVNTQREQAADMRNVATAAVKASRLYRELNSQTVKHLDILHEHLSLMLGVHHAFSDRSSALLTLQTLISELSSLNSRAEKLETATSKIFGGDKSRVRKLEELKDAIRVTEDAKSCAMREYGRIKENNRSEIDRINRERHVDFVNMLRGFVTSQVL; from the exons ATGATGGGCGGTAAAGAGAGCATGGAGACTGTATCCCTTGAGGATGATGAAGAGTTGACCTCGAAATCCCACTCTAATTACCGAAGTGCCATGACTTCTCTTTCTGATTCCCACCACCCTCTTTCCCCGTCGATCGTCGCTACACCTGCCGATTCCGACCCCTTGTTAGCTCCTCAAACCCACATTCTTCATGTTGAACAACAACTTAACCCTAACGAATTGACAATGccgcctcctcctcctcctccgccTTTAAACTTGGAGTATTTGAATATCACTGTTTCCGATCCACTCAaggaaatggaatcatcatctgCCTCAATTGTTCCCGGCAGTAATACTTACGTTACCTATTTAATCACCACAAAAACCAATTTACCCGATTATGGAGGATCCGATTTCAGCGTGCGGAGACGCTTCAAAGACGTAGTTACTTTATCTGACCGATTGAGCGAAGGTTATAGAGGATATTTTATTCCTCCCAGGCCGGACAAAAGTGTGGTGGAGAGTCAAGTGATGCAAAAGCAAGAGTTTGTGGAGCAAAGAAGGCTGGCATTGGAGAAGTACTTGCAGAAGCTCGCATCACATCCACTCATCAAGAAGAGTGATGAATTGAGGGTCTTTTTGCAGGTGGATGGTAAGCTTCCCTTGCCAACCACCACTGATGTCGCATCTAGGGTTTTGGATGGAGCAGTGAAGTTGCCAAAGCAGTTGTTCGGGGACTCGGGAAATGTGATTGGGCCCCAGGATGTTGTTCTGCCCGCTAAAGGTGGTAAGGATTTGCTCAGGTTGTTCAAAGAATTGAAGCAGTCCGTTGCCAATGATTGGGGTGGCTCCAAGTCACCTGTCGACGATGGCGATAAGGATTTcctgcaaaagaaagaaaggttgcACAATCTTGAGCTGCAACTAAGTAATGCCTCAAAGCAG GCTGAATCACTTGTTAAAGCTCAGCAAGATATGGGGGAGACGATTGGAGAACTTGGGCTAGCATTTATTAAGTTGACAAAGTTTGAGAATGAACGAGCTACAGTGAATACTCAGAGAGAACAGGCTGCTGATATGAGAAACGTGGCAACTGCAGCTGTTAAAGCCAGCAGATTGTATCGGGAGTTAAATTCACAGACAGTGAAGCATTTG GATATTCTACATGAACACCTGAGTCTAATGTTGGGCGTACACCATGCATTTTCAGACCGATCAAGTGCTTTATTGACACTGCAGACTCTCATTTCGGAGTTATCTTCTTTAAATTCAAGAGCAGAGAAACTTGAAACAGCAACCTCTAAGATATTTGGAGGTGATAAATCAAGGGTTCGAAAGTTGGAAGAGTTAAAAGATGCCATTAGGGTCACTGAAGATGCCAAAAGCTGTGCCATGAGGGAATATGGCCGCATTAAG GAAAATAATCGAAGTGAGATAGATAGAATAAATAGAGAAAGGCATGTTGACTTTGTGAACATGTTGAGAGGATTTGTAACTAGTCAG
- the LOC132636014 gene encoding sorting nexin 2B-like isoform X6, which produces MMGGKESMETVSLEDDEELTSKSHSNYRSAMTSLSDSHHPLSPSIVATPADSDPLLAPQTHILHVEQQLNPNELTMPPPPPPPPLNLEYLNITVSDPLKEMESSSASIVPGSNTYVTYLITTKTNLPDYGGSDFSVRRRFKDVVTLSDRLSEGYRGYFIPPRPDKSVVESQVMQKQEFVEQRRLALEKYLQKLASHPLIKKSDELRVFLQVDGKLPLPTTTDVASRVLDGAVKLPKQLFGDSGNVIGPQDVVLPAKGGKDLLRLFKELKQSVANDWGGSKSPVDDGDKDFLQKKERLHNLELQLSNASKQAESLVKAQQDMGETIGELGLAFIKLTKFENERATVNTQREQAADMRNVATAAVKASRLYRELNSQTVKHLDILHEHLSLMLGVHHAFSDRSSALLTLQTLISELSSLNSRAEKLETATSKIFGGDKSRVRKLEELKDAIRVTEDAKSCAMREYGRIKASVLSQARLKHA; this is translated from the exons ATGATGGGCGGTAAAGAGAGCATGGAGACTGTATCCCTTGAGGATGATGAAGAGTTGACCTCGAAATCCCACTCTAATTACCGAAGTGCCATGACTTCTCTTTCTGATTCCCACCACCCTCTTTCCCCGTCGATCGTCGCTACACCTGCCGATTCCGACCCCTTGTTAGCTCCTCAAACCCACATTCTTCATGTTGAACAACAACTTAACCCTAACGAATTGACAATGccgcctcctcctcctcctccgccTTTAAACTTGGAGTATTTGAATATCACTGTTTCCGATCCACTCAaggaaatggaatcatcatctgCCTCAATTGTTCCCGGCAGTAATACTTACGTTACCTATTTAATCACCACAAAAACCAATTTACCCGATTATGGAGGATCCGATTTCAGCGTGCGGAGACGCTTCAAAGACGTAGTTACTTTATCTGACCGATTGAGCGAAGGTTATAGAGGATATTTTATTCCTCCCAGGCCGGACAAAAGTGTGGTGGAGAGTCAAGTGATGCAAAAGCAAGAGTTTGTGGAGCAAAGAAGGCTGGCATTGGAGAAGTACTTGCAGAAGCTCGCATCACATCCACTCATCAAGAAGAGTGATGAATTGAGGGTCTTTTTGCAGGTGGATGGTAAGCTTCCCTTGCCAACCACCACTGATGTCGCATCTAGGGTTTTGGATGGAGCAGTGAAGTTGCCAAAGCAGTTGTTCGGGGACTCGGGAAATGTGATTGGGCCCCAGGATGTTGTTCTGCCCGCTAAAGGTGGTAAGGATTTGCTCAGGTTGTTCAAAGAATTGAAGCAGTCCGTTGCCAATGATTGGGGTGGCTCCAAGTCACCTGTCGACGATGGCGATAAGGATTTcctgcaaaagaaagaaaggttgcACAATCTTGAGCTGCAACTAAGTAATGCCTCAAAGCAG GCTGAATCACTTGTTAAAGCTCAGCAAGATATGGGGGAGACGATTGGAGAACTTGGGCTAGCATTTATTAAGTTGACAAAGTTTGAGAATGAACGAGCTACAGTGAATACTCAGAGAGAACAGGCTGCTGATATGAGAAACGTGGCAACTGCAGCTGTTAAAGCCAGCAGATTGTATCGGGAGTTAAATTCACAGACAGTGAAGCATTTG GATATTCTACATGAACACCTGAGTCTAATGTTGGGCGTACACCATGCATTTTCAGACCGATCAAGTGCTTTATTGACACTGCAGACTCTCATTTCGGAGTTATCTTCTTTAAATTCAAGAGCAGAGAAACTTGAAACAGCAACCTCTAAGATATTTGGAGGTGATAAATCAAGGGTTCGAAAGTTGGAAGAGTTAAAAGATGCCATTAGGGTCACTGAAGATGCCAAAAGCTGTGCCATGAGGGAATATGGCCGCATTAAG GCGTCAGTGTTGTCACAGGCGCGCTTAAAGCACGCTTAA
- the LOC132636014 gene encoding sorting nexin 2B-like isoform X2, translating into MMGGKESMETVSLEDDEELTSKSHSNYRSAMTSLSDSHHPLSPSIVATPADSDPLLAPQTHILHVEQQLNPNELTMPPPPPPPPLNLEYLNITVSDPLKEMESSSASIVPGSNTYVTYLITTKTNLPDYGGSDFSVRRRFKDVVTLSDRLSEGYRGYFIPPRPDKSVVESQVMQKQEFVEQRRLALEKYLQKLASHPLIKKSDELRVFLQVDGKLPLPTTTDVASRVLDGAVKLPKQLFGDSGNVIGPQDVVLPAKGGKDLLRLFKELKQSVANDWGGSKSPVDDGDKDFLQKKERLHNLELQLSNASKQAESLVKAQQDMGETIGELGLAFIKLTKFENERATVNTQREQAADMRNVATAAVKASRLYRELNSQTVKHLDILHEHLSLMLGVHHAFSDRSSALLTLQTLISELSSLNSRAEKLETATSKIFGGDKSRVRKLEELKDAIRVTEDAKSCAMREYGRIKENNRSEIDRINRERHVDFVNMLRGFVTSQLISYTLTSASSEL; encoded by the exons ATGATGGGCGGTAAAGAGAGCATGGAGACTGTATCCCTTGAGGATGATGAAGAGTTGACCTCGAAATCCCACTCTAATTACCGAAGTGCCATGACTTCTCTTTCTGATTCCCACCACCCTCTTTCCCCGTCGATCGTCGCTACACCTGCCGATTCCGACCCCTTGTTAGCTCCTCAAACCCACATTCTTCATGTTGAACAACAACTTAACCCTAACGAATTGACAATGccgcctcctcctcctcctccgccTTTAAACTTGGAGTATTTGAATATCACTGTTTCCGATCCACTCAaggaaatggaatcatcatctgCCTCAATTGTTCCCGGCAGTAATACTTACGTTACCTATTTAATCACCACAAAAACCAATTTACCCGATTATGGAGGATCCGATTTCAGCGTGCGGAGACGCTTCAAAGACGTAGTTACTTTATCTGACCGATTGAGCGAAGGTTATAGAGGATATTTTATTCCTCCCAGGCCGGACAAAAGTGTGGTGGAGAGTCAAGTGATGCAAAAGCAAGAGTTTGTGGAGCAAAGAAGGCTGGCATTGGAGAAGTACTTGCAGAAGCTCGCATCACATCCACTCATCAAGAAGAGTGATGAATTGAGGGTCTTTTTGCAGGTGGATGGTAAGCTTCCCTTGCCAACCACCACTGATGTCGCATCTAGGGTTTTGGATGGAGCAGTGAAGTTGCCAAAGCAGTTGTTCGGGGACTCGGGAAATGTGATTGGGCCCCAGGATGTTGTTCTGCCCGCTAAAGGTGGTAAGGATTTGCTCAGGTTGTTCAAAGAATTGAAGCAGTCCGTTGCCAATGATTGGGGTGGCTCCAAGTCACCTGTCGACGATGGCGATAAGGATTTcctgcaaaagaaagaaaggttgcACAATCTTGAGCTGCAACTAAGTAATGCCTCAAAGCAG GCTGAATCACTTGTTAAAGCTCAGCAAGATATGGGGGAGACGATTGGAGAACTTGGGCTAGCATTTATTAAGTTGACAAAGTTTGAGAATGAACGAGCTACAGTGAATACTCAGAGAGAACAGGCTGCTGATATGAGAAACGTGGCAACTGCAGCTGTTAAAGCCAGCAGATTGTATCGGGAGTTAAATTCACAGACAGTGAAGCATTTG GATATTCTACATGAACACCTGAGTCTAATGTTGGGCGTACACCATGCATTTTCAGACCGATCAAGTGCTTTATTGACACTGCAGACTCTCATTTCGGAGTTATCTTCTTTAAATTCAAGAGCAGAGAAACTTGAAACAGCAACCTCTAAGATATTTGGAGGTGATAAATCAAGGGTTCGAAAGTTGGAAGAGTTAAAAGATGCCATTAGGGTCACTGAAGATGCCAAAAGCTGTGCCATGAGGGAATATGGCCGCATTAAG GAAAATAATCGAAGTGAGATAGATAGAATAAATAGAGAAAGGCATGTTGACTTTGTGAACATGTTGAGAGGATTTGTAACTAGTCAG
- the LOC132636014 gene encoding sorting nexin 2B-like isoform X1: protein MMGGKESMETVSLEDDEELTSKSHSNYRSAMTSLSDSHHPLSPSIVATPADSDPLLAPQTHILHVEQQLNPNELTMPPPPPPPPLNLEYLNITVSDPLKEMESSSASIVPGSNTYVTYLITTKTNLPDYGGSDFSVRRRFKDVVTLSDRLSEGYRGYFIPPRPDKSVVESQVMQKQEFVEQRRLALEKYLQKLASHPLIKKSDELRVFLQVDGKLPLPTTTDVASRVLDGAVKLPKQLFGDSGNVIGPQDVVLPAKGGKDLLRLFKELKQSVANDWGGSKSPVDDGDKDFLQKKERLHNLELQLSNASKQAESLVKAQQDMGETIGELGLAFIKLTKFENERATVNTQREQAADMRNVATAAVKASRLYRELNSQTVKHLDILHEHLSLMLGVHHAFSDRSSALLTLQTLISELSSLNSRAEKLETATSKIFGGDKSRVRKLEELKDAIRVTEDAKSCAMREYGRIKENNRSEIDRINRERHVDFVNMLRGFVTSQVAYAERIGQEWSKVAEETSRYSRESA, encoded by the exons ATGATGGGCGGTAAAGAGAGCATGGAGACTGTATCCCTTGAGGATGATGAAGAGTTGACCTCGAAATCCCACTCTAATTACCGAAGTGCCATGACTTCTCTTTCTGATTCCCACCACCCTCTTTCCCCGTCGATCGTCGCTACACCTGCCGATTCCGACCCCTTGTTAGCTCCTCAAACCCACATTCTTCATGTTGAACAACAACTTAACCCTAACGAATTGACAATGccgcctcctcctcctcctccgccTTTAAACTTGGAGTATTTGAATATCACTGTTTCCGATCCACTCAaggaaatggaatcatcatctgCCTCAATTGTTCCCGGCAGTAATACTTACGTTACCTATTTAATCACCACAAAAACCAATTTACCCGATTATGGAGGATCCGATTTCAGCGTGCGGAGACGCTTCAAAGACGTAGTTACTTTATCTGACCGATTGAGCGAAGGTTATAGAGGATATTTTATTCCTCCCAGGCCGGACAAAAGTGTGGTGGAGAGTCAAGTGATGCAAAAGCAAGAGTTTGTGGAGCAAAGAAGGCTGGCATTGGAGAAGTACTTGCAGAAGCTCGCATCACATCCACTCATCAAGAAGAGTGATGAATTGAGGGTCTTTTTGCAGGTGGATGGTAAGCTTCCCTTGCCAACCACCACTGATGTCGCATCTAGGGTTTTGGATGGAGCAGTGAAGTTGCCAAAGCAGTTGTTCGGGGACTCGGGAAATGTGATTGGGCCCCAGGATGTTGTTCTGCCCGCTAAAGGTGGTAAGGATTTGCTCAGGTTGTTCAAAGAATTGAAGCAGTCCGTTGCCAATGATTGGGGTGGCTCCAAGTCACCTGTCGACGATGGCGATAAGGATTTcctgcaaaagaaagaaaggttgcACAATCTTGAGCTGCAACTAAGTAATGCCTCAAAGCAG GCTGAATCACTTGTTAAAGCTCAGCAAGATATGGGGGAGACGATTGGAGAACTTGGGCTAGCATTTATTAAGTTGACAAAGTTTGAGAATGAACGAGCTACAGTGAATACTCAGAGAGAACAGGCTGCTGATATGAGAAACGTGGCAACTGCAGCTGTTAAAGCCAGCAGATTGTATCGGGAGTTAAATTCACAGACAGTGAAGCATTTG GATATTCTACATGAACACCTGAGTCTAATGTTGGGCGTACACCATGCATTTTCAGACCGATCAAGTGCTTTATTGACACTGCAGACTCTCATTTCGGAGTTATCTTCTTTAAATTCAAGAGCAGAGAAACTTGAAACAGCAACCTCTAAGATATTTGGAGGTGATAAATCAAGGGTTCGAAAGTTGGAAGAGTTAAAAGATGCCATTAGGGTCACTGAAGATGCCAAAAGCTGTGCCATGAGGGAATATGGCCGCATTAAG GAAAATAATCGAAGTGAGATAGATAGAATAAATAGAGAAAGGCATGTTGACTTTGTGAACATGTTGAGAGGATTTGTAACTAGTCAG
- the LOC132636014 gene encoding sorting nexin 2B-like isoform X5 codes for MMGGKESMETVSLEDDEELTSKSHSNYRSAMTSLSDSHHPLSPSIVATPADSDPLLAPQTHILHVEQQLNPNELTMPPPPPPPPLNLEYLNITVSDPLKEMESSSASIVPGSNTYVTYLITTKTNLPDYGGSDFSVRRRFKDVVTLSDRLSEGYRGYFIPPRPDKSVVESQVMQKQEFVEQRRLALEKYLQKLASHPLIKKSDELRVFLQVDGKLPLPTTTDVASRVLDGAVKLPKQLFGDSGNVIGPQDVVLPAKGGKDLLRLFKELKQSVANDWGGSKSPVDDGDKDFLQKKERLHNLELQLSNASKQAESLVKAQQDMGETIGELGLAFIKLTKFENERATVNTQREQAADMRNVATAAVKASRLYRELNSQTVKHLDILHEHLSLMLGVHHAFSDRSSALLTLQTLISELSSLNSRAEKLETATSKIFGGDKSRVRKLEELKDAIRVTEDAKSCAMREYGRIKENNRSEIDRINRERHVDFVNMLRGFVTSQAI; via the exons ATGATGGGCGGTAAAGAGAGCATGGAGACTGTATCCCTTGAGGATGATGAAGAGTTGACCTCGAAATCCCACTCTAATTACCGAAGTGCCATGACTTCTCTTTCTGATTCCCACCACCCTCTTTCCCCGTCGATCGTCGCTACACCTGCCGATTCCGACCCCTTGTTAGCTCCTCAAACCCACATTCTTCATGTTGAACAACAACTTAACCCTAACGAATTGACAATGccgcctcctcctcctcctccgccTTTAAACTTGGAGTATTTGAATATCACTGTTTCCGATCCACTCAaggaaatggaatcatcatctgCCTCAATTGTTCCCGGCAGTAATACTTACGTTACCTATTTAATCACCACAAAAACCAATTTACCCGATTATGGAGGATCCGATTTCAGCGTGCGGAGACGCTTCAAAGACGTAGTTACTTTATCTGACCGATTGAGCGAAGGTTATAGAGGATATTTTATTCCTCCCAGGCCGGACAAAAGTGTGGTGGAGAGTCAAGTGATGCAAAAGCAAGAGTTTGTGGAGCAAAGAAGGCTGGCATTGGAGAAGTACTTGCAGAAGCTCGCATCACATCCACTCATCAAGAAGAGTGATGAATTGAGGGTCTTTTTGCAGGTGGATGGTAAGCTTCCCTTGCCAACCACCACTGATGTCGCATCTAGGGTTTTGGATGGAGCAGTGAAGTTGCCAAAGCAGTTGTTCGGGGACTCGGGAAATGTGATTGGGCCCCAGGATGTTGTTCTGCCCGCTAAAGGTGGTAAGGATTTGCTCAGGTTGTTCAAAGAATTGAAGCAGTCCGTTGCCAATGATTGGGGTGGCTCCAAGTCACCTGTCGACGATGGCGATAAGGATTTcctgcaaaagaaagaaaggttgcACAATCTTGAGCTGCAACTAAGTAATGCCTCAAAGCAG GCTGAATCACTTGTTAAAGCTCAGCAAGATATGGGGGAGACGATTGGAGAACTTGGGCTAGCATTTATTAAGTTGACAAAGTTTGAGAATGAACGAGCTACAGTGAATACTCAGAGAGAACAGGCTGCTGATATGAGAAACGTGGCAACTGCAGCTGTTAAAGCCAGCAGATTGTATCGGGAGTTAAATTCACAGACAGTGAAGCATTTG GATATTCTACATGAACACCTGAGTCTAATGTTGGGCGTACACCATGCATTTTCAGACCGATCAAGTGCTTTATTGACACTGCAGACTCTCATTTCGGAGTTATCTTCTTTAAATTCAAGAGCAGAGAAACTTGAAACAGCAACCTCTAAGATATTTGGAGGTGATAAATCAAGGGTTCGAAAGTTGGAAGAGTTAAAAGATGCCATTAGGGTCACTGAAGATGCCAAAAGCTGTGCCATGAGGGAATATGGCCGCATTAAG GAAAATAATCGAAGTGAGATAGATAGAATAAATAGAGAAAGGCATGTTGACTTTGTGAACATGTTGAGAGGATTTGTAACTAGTCAG